One window of Sinorhizobium fredii NGR234 genomic DNA carries:
- a CDS encoding cystathionine beta-lyase: protein MADKINARGEIGINTRLAHTGNNPSDFHGFVNPPVVHASTVLFPNAKAMETRAQKYTYGTRGTPTTDALCDAINELEGATGTILVPSGLAAVTVPFLAYLSSGDHALMVDSVYFPTRHFCDTMLTRLGVTVEYYDPMIGAAIESLIRPNTRLVHTEAPGSNTFEMQDIRAIADAAHRHGCVVTMDNTWATPLYFRPLDHGVDVSIHAATKYPSGHSDVLLGTVSANATHWPALTEAMVTLGVCVSPDDSYQILRGLRTMGIRLERHQESALAIARWLESREEVAQVLHPALPSFPGHELWKRDFGGASGIFSFVLKAEPETGKAKAHAFLDALSFFGLGYSWGGFESLALHANLSDRKVAKAPSGGPVIRLQIGLEDVADLRRDIEAGLAAANAV, encoded by the coding sequence ATGGCAGACAAAATAAACGCGCGTGGCGAGATCGGCATCAACACCCGCCTCGCGCACACCGGCAACAATCCTTCCGACTTCCATGGATTCGTCAATCCGCCGGTGGTCCACGCCTCCACCGTGCTGTTCCCGAATGCCAAGGCAATGGAAACGCGGGCGCAGAAATACACCTATGGCACGCGCGGCACGCCGACGACCGATGCGCTCTGCGACGCAATCAACGAACTTGAGGGAGCCACCGGAACGATTCTCGTGCCTTCGGGTCTCGCCGCCGTCACGGTGCCCTTTCTCGCCTATCTTTCCTCCGGTGACCACGCCCTGATGGTCGATTCGGTATATTTCCCGACCCGGCATTTCTGCGACACGATGCTGACCCGCCTGGGCGTTACGGTCGAATATTACGATCCGATGATCGGTGCTGCCATTGAGAGCCTGATCAGACCGAACACGCGGCTGGTGCACACGGAGGCGCCGGGCTCGAACACATTCGAGATGCAGGATATCCGGGCCATTGCCGATGCCGCCCACCGCCACGGCTGTGTCGTCACCATGGACAACACCTGGGCCACGCCGCTCTACTTTCGGCCGCTCGACCACGGCGTCGACGTGTCCATCCACGCGGCGACCAAATACCCGTCCGGACACTCGGACGTACTGCTTGGGACCGTTTCCGCCAACGCGACGCATTGGCCGGCCCTGACCGAGGCGATGGTCACGCTCGGCGTCTGCGTCTCGCCGGACGACAGCTACCAGATCCTGCGTGGCCTCAGGACCATGGGCATTCGCCTCGAGCGCCACCAGGAAAGCGCGCTGGCGATTGCCCGTTGGCTCGAAAGTCGTGAAGAGGTGGCGCAGGTGCTGCATCCGGCTCTGCCGAGCTTCCCCGGGCACGAGCTCTGGAAGCGCGACTTTGGCGGGGCGAGCGGCATTTTCTCATTTGTCCTGAAGGCCGAGCCGGAAACAGGCAAGGCGAAGGCGCATGCCTTCCTCGATGCGCTGTCTTTCTTCGGCCTTGGCTATTCCTGGGGCGGCTTTGAGAGCCTCGCGCTCCATGCAAACCTCTCCGATCGCAAGGTCGCCAAGGCTCCGTCCGGAGGCCCGGTCATCCGGCTGCAGATCGGCCTTGAAGATGTTGCCGACCTGCGACGCGACATCGAAGCGGGACTAGCTGCGGCCAACGCCGTCTGA
- a CDS encoding FAD-dependent monooxygenase, whose translation MQKAEPVAIVGAGIAGLTMALCLARHGIPADVFEQADALDEVGAGLQVSPNASRILMELGLLPALEDVWSEPDSIALVDGRTLRSLAEVPTGAKARSRWAAPYGVLHRASLQKILLDAVRSEPHCRLHLETRIAGDPAAAVGEAVGRRPSVVIGADGLWSQARTAIAGAGTVRFSGNIAWRLLLPRAEASAYLSADRVTAFLGSKAHLVAYPLREIDGFNLVAIVGGKPAGAVWTGKDSRERRREFAVAFETWHPDLHSMIESAASATYWPLCTVDEGAWHNGRDLVLIGDAAHAMTPFAAQGAAMAIEDASELACCLAECVDAPAAFGRYEQARRARISRVRKRAAFNRFAYHARGPVRVARDLVLALKGPEALAADLDWLYGYGASGRQKA comes from the coding sequence ATGCAAAAGGCTGAACCGGTCGCGATCGTTGGCGCCGGCATTGCCGGACTGACAATGGCGCTGTGCCTTGCGCGGCACGGGATTCCTGCAGATGTTTTCGAGCAGGCGGACGCCCTGGACGAAGTGGGCGCCGGGCTGCAAGTGTCGCCGAACGCCTCGCGCATCCTGATGGAACTCGGCCTGCTCCCTGCGCTTGAGGACGTGTGGAGCGAACCAGACTCGATCGCGCTTGTCGACGGACGCACGCTGCGATCGCTCGCGGAAGTTCCAACTGGTGCCAAAGCGAGGAGCCGTTGGGCGGCCCCCTATGGGGTGCTGCATCGCGCCAGTCTGCAGAAAATCCTCCTGGACGCCGTACGATCGGAGCCACACTGCCGTCTCCATCTGGAAACCCGAATTGCTGGTGATCCGGCCGCTGCGGTTGGGGAAGCGGTCGGACGCCGTCCTTCCGTGGTCATCGGCGCCGATGGTCTCTGGTCGCAGGCAAGAACCGCGATCGCCGGGGCCGGCACCGTCCGGTTCTCGGGCAATATCGCCTGGCGGCTGTTGCTGCCGCGCGCCGAAGCGTCCGCCTACCTTTCGGCAGATCGCGTCACTGCCTTCCTTGGGTCAAAGGCGCATTTGGTCGCCTACCCGCTCCGCGAGATCGACGGCTTCAATCTCGTCGCGATTGTTGGTGGCAAGCCGGCCGGGGCCGTCTGGACAGGCAAAGACTCTAGGGAAAGACGACGCGAATTTGCCGTTGCTTTCGAGACCTGGCACCCGGATTTGCATTCAATGATCGAAAGCGCCGCGTCAGCCACCTATTGGCCCCTGTGCACCGTCGACGAGGGGGCTTGGCACAATGGGCGAGACCTTGTCCTCATCGGCGACGCCGCCCATGCAATGACGCCCTTTGCTGCTCAGGGTGCAGCGATGGCAATCGAGGATGCCAGCGAACTGGCGTGTTGTCTTGCCGAATGTGTCGACGCTCCGGCCGCGTTCGGTCGGTACGAGCAGGCGCGCCGGGCTCGGATTTCCCGGGTGCGCAAACGCGCGGCCTTCAACCGTTTCGCCTATCACGCCCGTGGGCCGGTACGGGTCGCGCGAGACTTGGTCCTTGCTCTCAAGGGACCGGAAGCGCTCGCCGCCGATCTCGACTGGCTCTATGGATATGGCGCCTCGGGCCGCCAGAAGGCATAG
- a CDS encoding zinc-finger domain-containing protein has translation MAGHSIPHFQNDGGHQVIEIGVKEFMCTGASVPFDHPHIFIDMGDDNEKVCSYCSTLYRYNASLKATETIPPGCLFETKAA, from the coding sequence ATGGCCGGCCACAGCATCCCCCATTTCCAGAATGACGGCGGGCACCAGGTCATCGAGATCGGCGTCAAGGAATTCATGTGCACCGGCGCATCCGTTCCCTTCGATCATCCCCATATCTTCATCGACATGGGCGACGACAACGAAAAGGTCTGCTCCTATTGCTCGACGCTCTATCGCTACAATGCGAGCCTGAAGGCGACCGAGACAATCCCGCCGGGCTGTCTCTTCGAGACCAAGGCCGCCTGA
- a CDS encoding alpha/beta fold hydrolase produces the protein MDLTPPPFSRFTHDDLEIAYFDEGDPSGDPVLLIHGFASSANVNWVYPGWLKTLGDAGYRVVAFDNRGHGASSKPYDASVYHPHQMAGDAAALLVHLGIGEAHVMGYSMGARVSAFLALHHPHRVRSLVFGGLGIGMVTGVGDWDPIADALLAPSLEDVTHARGRMFRAFADQTKSDRQALAACISTSRDLLSAEDVGRIDVPVLIGVGTKDDVAGSALELAALMPQARALDIPGRDHMLAVGDRVFKKAVLEFFGEVGRA, from the coding sequence ATGGATTTGACCCCTCCGCCATTCTCGCGCTTCACGCATGACGACCTGGAAATCGCCTATTTCGACGAGGGCGACCCGTCGGGAGATCCGGTGCTGCTCATTCACGGGTTTGCCTCGAGCGCCAACGTCAACTGGGTTTATCCCGGCTGGCTGAAGACGCTCGGCGATGCCGGCTATCGGGTCGTCGCGTTCGACAATCGCGGTCACGGCGCAAGCAGCAAGCCTTATGACGCCTCGGTCTACCATCCGCACCAGATGGCCGGCGACGCCGCCGCCCTTCTCGTCCATCTTGGCATCGGCGAGGCGCATGTCATGGGCTATTCGATGGGCGCGCGCGTCTCGGCATTTCTGGCGTTGCATCACCCGCATCGCGTCCGCTCGCTCGTGTTCGGCGGTCTCGGAATAGGCATGGTGACCGGGGTGGGGGATTGGGATCCGATTGCCGATGCGCTGCTGGCGCCGTCGCTCGAAGACGTGACGCATGCGCGCGGCCGCATGTTCCGCGCCTTTGCCGACCAGACGAAAAGCGACCGTCAAGCACTTGCCGCCTGCATTTCGACCTCGCGCGACCTGCTCTCCGCCGAGGATGTCGGGCGCATCGATGTGCCCGTTCTGATCGGGGTCGGCACCAAGGATGATGTCGCCGGATCGGCGCTGGAACTCGCCGCCCTGATGCCGCAGGCCCGGGCGCTGGATATCCCGGGCCGTGACCATATGCTGGCGGTCGGCGACCGCGTCTTCAAAAAGGCGGTTCTTGAGTTTTTCGGCGAGGTCGGTCGCGCATAG
- the cysE gene encoding serine O-acetyltransferase, which produces MVAKTELRHTEPLKAVDPIWDSLREEARLAAERDPMLAAFLYSTVVNQHSLEESVVYRICERLDHPDLQANLLHQTFLEMLEDWPEWSTILRVDIQAVYDRDPACTRFLEPVLYFKGFHAIQTHRLAHWLWTRGRKDFALYLQSRSSSVFQTDINPAARVGRGIFLDHATGLVVGETAVIGDNVSILHGVTLGGTGKEGSDRHPKIGDGVLIGAGAKILGNIHIGHCSRVAAGSVVLKAVPPKTTVAGVPAKVVGEAGCSEPSRQMDQILASFDI; this is translated from the coding sequence ATGGTCGCCAAGACCGAACTTCGCCACACGGAACCGCTGAAAGCGGTCGACCCCATCTGGGACAGCCTGCGCGAAGAGGCGCGCCTGGCAGCCGAGCGCGATCCGATGCTTGCCGCCTTTCTTTATTCGACGGTGGTCAACCAGCATTCGCTGGAAGAGAGCGTGGTCTACCGGATCTGCGAGCGGCTCGACCATCCCGACCTGCAGGCCAATCTGCTCCACCAGACCTTCCTGGAAATGCTCGAGGATTGGCCTGAATGGAGCACGATCCTGCGCGTCGACATCCAGGCCGTCTACGACCGCGACCCGGCCTGCACGCGGTTCCTCGAGCCCGTGCTCTATTTCAAGGGCTTCCACGCGATCCAGACGCACCGGCTCGCCCACTGGCTCTGGACCCGCGGGAGGAAGGATTTCGCCCTCTATCTCCAGAGCCGCTCCTCGAGCGTCTTCCAGACCGACATCAACCCGGCCGCGCGCGTCGGGCGCGGCATCTTCCTCGACCACGCGACGGGTCTCGTCGTTGGCGAAACGGCGGTCATCGGCGACAATGTATCGATCCTGCACGGCGTGACCCTTGGCGGCACCGGCAAGGAGGGCAGCGATCGGCACCCGAAGATCGGCGACGGCGTGCTGATCGGCGCCGGGGCGAAAATCCTCGGCAATATCCATATCGGCCATTGCTCGCGGGTGGCGGCCGGATCGGTCGTGCTGAAGGCGGTTCCGCCGAAGACGACGGTGGCCGGCGTTCCCGCCAAGGTGGTCGGCGAGGCTGGATGCTCCGAGCCCTCGCGGCAGATGGACCAGATCCTGGCGAGCTTCGATATCTGA
- a CDS encoding DUF3126 family protein, producing MKPEEIRKLEAYFKRTLNPAMVVKARPRKDESAEVYLGDEFLGVIFRDEEDGELSYSFSMAILDVDL from the coding sequence TTGAAGCCCGAAGAAATCCGCAAGCTTGAGGCCTATTTCAAGCGCACTTTGAATCCCGCGATGGTCGTCAAGGCTCGTCCCAGGAAGGACGAATCCGCGGAGGTTTACCTTGGCGATGAATTCCTTGGCGTCATATTTCGCGACGAGGAAGACGGCGAGCTTTCCTATAGTTTCTCGATGGCAATCCTCGACGTGGACCTGTGA
- a CDS encoding phasin family protein: MFNFDDANKKSKEALDVAVKSYSALTKGYQAIATEAADYSKKSFEDGIAHLEKLSGAKSLEAAFELQTNYLKSSYEAFVAEASKIGEMYADLAKDAYKPYEAPVAKATAAVKSAAAA; the protein is encoded by the coding sequence ATGTTTAATTTCGACGACGCAAACAAGAAAAGCAAGGAAGCACTGGACGTGGCCGTGAAGAGCTACTCGGCGCTGACCAAGGGCTATCAGGCCATTGCGACCGAAGCAGCAGACTACTCGAAGAAGTCCTTCGAAGACGGTATCGCCCATCTCGAAAAGCTGTCGGGTGCCAAGAGCCTCGAAGCAGCCTTCGAACTTCAGACGAACTATCTGAAGTCGAGCTATGAGGCTTTCGTCGCCGAAGCATCGAAGATCGGTGAGATGTATGCGGATCTCGCCAAGGACGCCTACAAGCCCTACGAGGCGCCGGTCGCCAAGGCAACCGCAGCCGTGAAGTCTGCTGCCGCCGCCTGA
- the clpS gene encoding ATP-dependent Clp protease adapter ClpS gives MIAMPVRMQQGSEGNGGGPSRGTSVITRTKPKTKKPSLYRVLLLNDDYTPMEFVVHILERFFQKDREQATVIMLHVHNHGVGECGVFTYEVAETKVTQVMDFARQHQHPLQCVMEKK, from the coding sequence ATGATCGCCATGCCGGTCCGGATGCAGCAGGGAAGCGAAGGAAACGGAGGCGGCCCCAGTCGTGGCACGTCCGTTATCACACGCACCAAGCCGAAGACCAAGAAGCCGAGTTTGTACCGCGTTCTGCTTTTGAATGACGATTACACGCCGATGGAGTTCGTCGTCCATATCCTGGAACGGTTTTTTCAGAAGGACCGGGAACAAGCGACGGTCATTATGCTTCATGTCCACAACCACGGCGTTGGAGAATGCGGCGTCTTTACCTACGAAGTCGCCGAAACCAAAGTGACGCAGGTAATGGATTTCGCCAGGCAGCATCAGCATCCGTTGCAATGCGTCATGGAAAAGAAATGA
- the clpA gene encoding ATP-dependent Clp protease ATP-binding subunit ClpA gives MPTFSPSLEKALHQALTFANERHHEYATLEHLLLALIDDADAAAVMGACNVNLETLRKTVTDYVDNELSNLITGYDEDSKPTAGFQRVIQRAVIHVQSSGREEVTGANVLVAIFAERESHAAYFLQEQEMTRYDAVNFISHGIGKRPGSSESRQVRGAEDQESEQKAPRESEETGPKKQQDALTAYCVNLNEKAKSGKIDPLIGRHAEVNRTIQVLCRRSKNNPLYVGDPGVGKTAIAEGLAKRIVEKQVPEALQDATIFALDMGTLLAGTRYRGDFEERLKQVVKELEEYHGAVLFIDEIHTVIGAGATSGGAMDASNLLKPALSSGSIRCIGSTTYKEYRQFFEKDRALVRRFQKIDVNEPTVADAIEIMRGLKPYFEEYHHLKYSNEAIRAAVELSARYINDRKLPDKAIDVIDESGAAQMLLPVHKRRKLITEREIEATVATMARIPPKSVSKDDEAVLANLEKELRSVVYGQDLAIEALASSIKLARAGLREPNKPIGCYVFSGPTGVGKTEVAKQLATSLGVELLRFDMSEYMERHTVSRLLGAPPGYVGFDQGGLLTDGVDQHPHCVLLLDEIEKAHPDLFNILLQVMDHGSLTDHNGKKIDFRNVILIMTTNAGASDMARPAIGFGSSKREGEDIEALNKLFTPEFRNRLDAVIPFNSLPTPVIHQVVQKFVMQLETQLAERNVTFDLAPEAIAWLADKGYDEKMGARPLARVIQENIKKPLADEILFGKLKKGGVVKVTIGTKEDGTKGLILDAVPETAPIKPKAEVSRPGGKSAKSKKSEEKETVGAEAGPKPKPKKAAKAASEAAPLKGRTVPKVPRKK, from the coding sequence GTGCCAACATTTTCGCCCAGCCTCGAAAAGGCGCTGCATCAGGCACTGACTTTTGCCAACGAGCGCCATCATGAATATGCGACGCTCGAGCACCTGCTGCTGGCATTGATCGATGATGCCGATGCGGCGGCCGTGATGGGCGCATGCAATGTAAATCTGGAAACACTTCGCAAGACCGTGACGGACTATGTCGACAACGAATTGTCCAATCTGATCACCGGCTATGATGAAGACTCCAAGCCCACTGCCGGCTTCCAACGCGTCATCCAGCGTGCCGTCATCCACGTGCAATCCTCCGGCCGTGAAGAGGTGACGGGAGCCAATGTGCTCGTCGCCATCTTCGCCGAGCGCGAGAGCCATGCGGCCTATTTCCTGCAGGAGCAGGAAATGACGCGTTACGATGCGGTGAATTTCATCTCGCACGGCATCGGCAAGCGCCCCGGCAGTTCGGAGTCGCGGCAGGTGCGGGGCGCAGAAGATCAGGAGTCGGAGCAGAAGGCACCGCGCGAGAGCGAGGAAACCGGTCCGAAAAAGCAGCAGGATGCGCTGACGGCTTACTGTGTCAACTTGAACGAAAAGGCCAAGTCCGGAAAGATCGACCCGCTGATCGGCCGGCACGCCGAGGTAAACCGCACCATCCAGGTCCTTTGCCGCAGGTCAAAGAACAACCCGCTCTATGTCGGGGATCCAGGCGTCGGCAAGACGGCGATCGCCGAGGGTCTCGCCAAGCGCATTGTCGAAAAGCAGGTGCCGGAGGCACTTCAGGACGCCACGATCTTTGCCCTCGACATGGGGACGCTGCTCGCCGGTACGCGTTATCGCGGCGATTTCGAAGAGCGCCTGAAGCAGGTCGTCAAGGAACTCGAGGAATACCACGGCGCGGTCCTCTTCATCGACGAGATCCATACGGTGATCGGCGCCGGCGCGACATCGGGCGGTGCGATGGATGCATCCAACCTCCTGAAGCCGGCGCTCTCGTCCGGCTCGATCCGCTGCATCGGTTCGACCACCTACAAGGAGTATCGCCAGTTCTTCGAGAAGGACCGGGCCCTCGTCCGCCGCTTCCAGAAGATCGACGTCAACGAGCCGACGGTTGCCGACGCGATTGAGATTATGCGGGGGCTGAAGCCCTATTTCGAGGAGTATCACCACCTCAAATATTCGAACGAGGCGATCCGGGCGGCCGTCGAGCTTTCGGCCCGCTACATCAATGACCGCAAGCTGCCGGACAAGGCAATCGACGTCATCGACGAATCGGGTGCGGCGCAGATGCTTCTGCCCGTGCACAAACGCCGCAAGCTGATCACCGAAAGAGAGATCGAAGCGACGGTTGCTACCATGGCCCGCATTCCGCCGAAGTCGGTGTCCAAGGACGACGAAGCCGTTCTTGCCAACCTCGAGAAGGAGCTTCGGTCGGTCGTCTATGGGCAGGACCTGGCGATCGAGGCACTCGCCTCGTCGATCAAGCTCGCACGCGCCGGACTGCGCGAACCGAACAAGCCGATCGGCTGCTATGTGTTCTCCGGCCCGACCGGCGTCGGCAAGACGGAAGTGGCGAAACAACTGGCCACGTCGCTCGGCGTCGAACTGCTGCGCTTCGACATGTCGGAGTACATGGAGCGGCACACGGTTTCCCGTCTGCTCGGCGCACCGCCCGGCTATGTCGGCTTCGACCAGGGCGGTCTCCTGACCGATGGCGTCGACCAGCATCCGCACTGCGTGCTGCTGCTCGACGAGATCGAGAAGGCGCACCCGGATCTCTTCAACATCCTCTTGCAGGTGATGGATCACGGTTCGCTGACCGACCATAACGGCAAGAAGATCGACTTCCGCAACGTCATCCTGATCATGACGACCAATGCGGGCGCCTCCGACATGGCCCGGCCGGCGATCGGCTTCGGCTCGTCGAAGCGCGAGGGCGAGGACATCGAGGCTCTGAACAAGCTCTTCACGCCGGAATTCCGCAACCGGCTCGATGCGGTCATTCCGTTCAACTCGCTGCCGACACCGGTCATCCATCAGGTCGTGCAGAAATTCGTCATGCAGCTCGAAACGCAGCTGGCCGAGCGCAACGTCACCTTCGACCTCGCGCCGGAGGCAATCGCCTGGCTTGCGGACAAGGGCTACGACGAGAAGATGGGGGCGCGGCCGCTGGCGCGCGTCATCCAGGAAAACATCAAGAAGCCGCTTGCCGACGAAATCCTCTTCGGCAAGCTCAAGAAGGGCGGCGTCGTCAAGGTGACGATCGGCACGAAGGAGGACGGCACCAAGGGGCTGATCCTCGACGCCGTGCCGGAGACCGCACCGATCAAGCCGAAGGCGGAAGTGTCGCGGCCTGGCGGCAAGAGCGCCAAGTCGAAGAAATCGGAAGAGAAGGAGACCGTTGGCGCCGAGGCGGGTCCGAAACCGAAGCCGAAGAAGGCCGCCAAGGCCGCTTCGGAGGCGGCTCCGCTGAAGGGAAGAACGGTTCCCAAGGTCCCGCGCAAGAAATAG
- a CDS encoding AzlC family ABC transporter permease, with translation MDDVEDERSTLAWFLTGARGIFSLPAVILMLSFVGFCSLTVQAGIPPEQVVFMTGIVWALPAKVILVSSIMSGASLATAFLAVSLSSVRLMPMVAALVPELRSSKTPTWLLLLLSHFVAITAWVFAMERVPKVPRDRRVAFFAGFGITLVAANMVLVGVVYHLVAEFPPLVAGCLFFLTPVYFLASIWHSARHPVIYLALAIGLVAGPLFYWIAPEFDILLAGVGGGTLAWGAERLWRSRREIRP, from the coding sequence ATGGATGATGTCGAAGACGAACGCTCAACGCTTGCCTGGTTTCTGACGGGTGCGAGGGGGATTTTCAGCCTTCCCGCCGTCATTCTGATGCTTTCTTTCGTCGGCTTCTGCTCCCTGACGGTCCAGGCGGGCATTCCGCCGGAGCAGGTGGTCTTCATGACCGGCATCGTCTGGGCCTTGCCGGCGAAGGTCATCCTCGTCAGCTCGATCATGAGCGGCGCGAGCCTGGCGACGGCGTTCCTGGCCGTCAGCCTCTCGTCCGTCCGCCTGATGCCGATGGTCGCGGCGCTCGTTCCGGAATTGCGCAGCTCGAAGACGCCGACCTGGCTGCTGCTGCTCCTGTCGCATTTCGTTGCCATTACCGCATGGGTCTTCGCGATGGAGCGCGTGCCAAAGGTGCCGCGAGACCGTCGTGTCGCCTTCTTCGCCGGCTTCGGCATCACCCTGGTTGCGGCGAACATGGTGCTGGTCGGCGTCGTCTATCATCTTGTCGCCGAGTTTCCGCCGCTGGTGGCAGGCTGCCTGTTCTTCCTGACGCCGGTCTACTTCCTCGCCTCGATCTGGCATTCGGCCCGTCATCCCGTCATCTATCTGGCGCTGGCGATCGGCCTCGTTGCCGGGCCGCTGTTTTACTGGATCGCCCCGGAGTTCGACATCCTCTTGGCCGGCGTCGGCGGCGGCACGCTTGCCTGGGGCGCGGAGCGCCTCTGGCGGTCGCGACGGGAGATACGCCCGTGA
- a CDS encoding AzlD domain-containing protein — protein MTWTDGWWAYAFIAIAGWLATDLWRWLGVLAGKRLRDDSEALNWVRAVATALVAAVIAKLILYPTGVLAQSPLWLRVGAVTVGAIAFFLARQKPVAGIATAIAVLAFGLWWLGF, from the coding sequence GTGACCTGGACGGACGGATGGTGGGCCTATGCCTTCATCGCGATAGCCGGTTGGCTCGCTACCGATCTCTGGCGCTGGCTTGGAGTGCTCGCCGGCAAGCGGCTCCGCGATGATTCGGAGGCATTGAACTGGGTGAGGGCGGTCGCGACGGCGCTGGTTGCTGCCGTGATCGCCAAGCTTATCCTCTATCCGACCGGAGTCCTGGCGCAATCGCCGCTGTGGCTGCGGGTGGGCGCCGTCACCGTCGGCGCCATCGCCTTCTTTCTCGCGCGGCAGAAGCCGGTGGCGGGTATTGCGACGGCGATCGCCGTTCTCGCCTTCGGACTATGGTGGCTGGGTTTCTGA
- a CDS encoding HIT family protein, with translation MSGYDTSNIFAKILRGEIPSHRVYEDEATVAFMDVMPQAEGHVLVLPKSPSRNILDADPATLPALIATVQKIAVAAREAFDADGVTIMQFNEAPAGQSVFHLHFHVIPRREGMPLKPHSGKMEDGEVLAANAERIRRAL, from the coding sequence ATGAGCGGCTATGACACCAGCAATATTTTCGCCAAGATCCTGCGCGGCGAAATTCCCTCGCACCGGGTCTACGAAGACGAAGCGACGGTAGCGTTCATGGACGTCATGCCGCAGGCGGAAGGGCATGTGCTCGTCCTGCCGAAGTCGCCATCGCGCAACATCCTCGATGCGGATCCCGCTACCCTGCCGGCATTGATCGCGACGGTCCAGAAGATTGCCGTCGCGGCCAGGGAGGCCTTCGACGCGGATGGCGTGACGATCATGCAATTCAACGAGGCCCCGGCCGGCCAATCCGTCTTCCACCTGCATTTCCACGTGATCCCGCGCCGGGAGGGCATGCCGCTGAAGCCGCATTCCGGAAAGATGGAGGATGGCGAGGTTTTGGCAGCGAATGCCGAGAGGATCCGGCGGGCGCTTTAG